The genomic window GATTCCGAGGTCGGGTCGTCGAATCCGCTGGCGCCGAGATGGTTTCCGAGGTCGTATCCGTATCCGCCGAGTCCGAGTAGTCCGGCGGCGACGATGCCGATGACGGCGAACCGGAGGCGATAGACGAGATCTCCCCAGCGCGCGAACATCAGGCGGCTCTTCGTAAGTGGCGGCGGAACGGTGGTGCGGTGGGCGGCCTGACGGCACCGGTCATCAAGTGGCTGCATCCTTTCCGATGAGGTCGCGCCCGAGGTGCGCGCTCTCCAAAGTACCGGCGTCGCGGAGTAGCCCTGGTGAAAGTGTTTGCTAGGAAATGTCTGTCGGGCCGAGGATCTTGCTGAGGGTTCGAGTGAGCGCCTGCAGTTCGTCGGGTTCGAGTTTGCCGGCGAAGCGTTCTTCGATGCCTGCGTGGTAGCGCGGGGCGGCTTCGCGCAGGCGGGTGCTTCCGGCGGCGGTGATGGCGACGAAGGCGGATCTGCCGTCGTCGGGGTTGGCTTCGCGGGTGACCAATCCGGCCGTCTCCAGTTCGGTGACCAGACGGCTGACGCGGGTGCGGCTGAGGACTACGCGTTCGCCGAGATCGGTCATGCGCAGCGGAGGGATGCCGTCGAGCTCCAGGAGGACGTCGTACCACGCGAGCGGGAGTCCGGTGGATTTGCGCAGGTCGGCATCGATTCGGGGCACCAGCTGCGCGTGTACGCGCAGCAGCGCGGACCAGGCGTTGCCTGCTGCGCGGCGGTGATTGTCGGTGTGTGCCACGGTCTGATCTTACCTACTTGCGTGCGCGTGCACGCATCTAGTAGCGTGCACACGCACATAATTTGTGTTCTGAGGAAGGAACTCTCATGACCGACGTCATTGCCCGCGAAGAGCTCGCCGCCGCTATCGAGGCGGATTCGGTGACGGTGCTGGACAC from Nocardia iowensis includes these protein-coding regions:
- a CDS encoding MarR family winged helix-turn-helix transcriptional regulator — protein: MAHTDNHRRAAGNAWSALLRVHAQLVPRIDADLRKSTGLPLAWYDVLLELDGIPPLRMTDLGERVVLSRTRVSRLVTELETAGLVTREANPDDGRSAFVAITAAGSTRLREAAPRYHAGIEERFAGKLEPDELQALTRTLSKILGPTDIS